The following proteins are co-located in the Spirosoma montaniterrae genome:
- a CDS encoding PfkB family carbohydrate kinase → MSLVTVGSVAFDALETPFGKTDKIIGGAATYITLSASYFTEKNNLVAVVGDDFPQSMIDILESHGVDTQGLEIRKGEKTFFWSGKYHNDMNTRDTVEVQLNVMGDFDPKIPDAYQDCQYLMLGNTSPTVQRLVIERLHNRPKLIVLDTMNLWIEIANPDLMELLKLVDVLVVNDEEARQLTREYSLVRAAAKIREMGPNTVIIKKGEHGALLFQGDQIFFAPALPLEEVFDPTGAGDTFAGGFIGYLAQTDDSSFDNMKRAIIYGSAMASFCVEKFGAERIMNLTQEEIDARVREFIKLSAFGLV, encoded by the coding sequence ATGAGCTTAGTAACCGTTGGTTCCGTTGCGTTCGATGCGCTCGAAACGCCTTTTGGCAAAACCGATAAAATTATCGGCGGTGCTGCCACCTACATCACGCTGTCGGCGTCGTATTTCACGGAGAAAAACAATCTCGTAGCTGTCGTAGGCGACGATTTTCCGCAGAGCATGATCGATATTCTGGAGAGCCACGGCGTTGATACGCAGGGACTGGAGATTCGGAAGGGAGAGAAAACGTTTTTCTGGTCGGGCAAGTACCACAACGACATGAACACCCGCGATACGGTGGAGGTGCAACTGAACGTAATGGGCGATTTCGACCCAAAAATTCCCGATGCTTACCAGGATTGCCAATACCTGATGCTTGGTAATACATCGCCGACGGTACAGCGGCTGGTAATTGAGCGGTTGCATAATCGCCCGAAACTGATTGTTCTGGACACGATGAATCTCTGGATTGAGATTGCCAATCCCGACCTGATGGAACTGCTGAAATTAGTCGACGTATTGGTAGTGAACGATGAAGAAGCCCGGCAACTCACCCGCGAGTATTCGTTAGTACGGGCAGCAGCCAAAATTCGCGAAATGGGGCCGAACACCGTCATCATTAAAAAAGGCGAACACGGTGCGTTGCTATTTCAGGGCGATCAAATCTTTTTCGCTCCCGCGCTGCCACTCGAAGAAGTGTTTGACCCAACCGGCGCGGGCGATACCTTCGCAGGAGGTTTTATTGGCTATTTAGCTCAAACCGACGACAGTTCGTTCGACAATATGAAGCGGGCCATTATTTACGGTTCAGCAATGGCGTCGTTCTGCGTCGAGAAGTTTGGTGCTGAGCGTATTATGAATCTGACGCAGGAAGAAATCGATGCCCGCGTTCGGGAGTTCATAAAACTGTCGGCCTTCGGGCTAGTATAA
- the cysS gene encoding cysteine--tRNA ligase — protein MQPLKLYNTLSRQKELFEPLSPPYVGMYVCGPTVYNYVHLGNSRTFLTFDTLFRYLTHIGYKVRYVRNITDVGHLVGDGDEGEDKIGRMAKLEKLEPMEIVQRYTNDFHTVLTAFNMLPPSIEPTATGHMVEQIEAVQTLLAKGLAYESNGSVYFDIEKYNQQGGNYGKLSGRILDDLLNETRELDGQSEKRNPLDFAIWKRASPEHIMRWNSPWGEGFPGWHLECTCMSTKYLGKQFDIHGGGMDLKFPHHECEIAQGDGLTGVEPVRYWMHSNMLTVNGQKMSKSLGNSFLPSELFAGSHYLLDQPYSPMTVRFFMLQSHYRSTLDFSNEALKAAQKGYRRLANGLRIAKTLQYQADETVSADEKKQQDIRQAVQQFYDAMNDDLNTAVAIAQVFTLLKYVNMLYATQLHPAALGEDVFILLKDSFVTLMQEVLGLREEGTADQPVVDGLLTLYREYKEQRQYDKVDQIRSYFKAQGLVIKDMKHQIDWAYEE, from the coding sequence ATGCAACCCCTGAAGCTGTACAATACGCTTTCCCGCCAAAAAGAACTGTTCGAGCCGCTCAGTCCGCCCTATGTAGGCATGTACGTCTGTGGGCCAACGGTTTATAACTATGTCCACCTCGGCAATTCGCGCACGTTCCTGACGTTCGATACGCTCTTTCGCTACCTGACGCACATTGGCTACAAAGTTCGCTACGTGCGCAACATCACCGACGTGGGCCACCTCGTGGGCGATGGCGATGAAGGCGAAGACAAAATCGGGCGCATGGCGAAACTCGAAAAGCTGGAGCCAATGGAAATCGTGCAACGCTACACCAACGATTTTCATACTGTATTGACAGCGTTCAACATGCTGCCGCCCAGTATCGAACCCACCGCCACGGGGCATATGGTTGAACAAATCGAAGCCGTGCAGACGCTGTTAGCCAAAGGGTTAGCCTACGAATCGAATGGCTCGGTATATTTCGATATTGAGAAATATAATCAGCAGGGCGGCAACTATGGCAAACTGTCGGGCCGCATCTTAGACGATTTGCTGAACGAAACCCGCGAGTTGGACGGGCAGTCGGAGAAGCGCAACCCGCTCGATTTTGCCATCTGGAAACGAGCCTCCCCCGAACACATCATGCGCTGGAACTCGCCCTGGGGCGAAGGCTTTCCGGGCTGGCACCTCGAATGTACCTGCATGAGTACCAAATACCTCGGTAAGCAGTTCGACATTCACGGCGGTGGCATGGACTTGAAGTTTCCACACCACGAATGCGAAATCGCGCAGGGCGACGGGCTGACGGGCGTTGAGCCGGTTCGGTATTGGATGCACTCGAACATGCTCACTGTGAACGGGCAGAAAATGAGTAAGTCGCTGGGCAACTCGTTTCTACCCTCCGAGTTGTTTGCCGGTAGTCATTATCTGCTCGACCAGCCCTATAGCCCTATGACAGTGCGGTTTTTTATGTTGCAATCGCACTACCGCAGTACGCTCGATTTCTCGAACGAAGCCTTGAAAGCGGCCCAAAAAGGGTATCGACGCCTTGCCAACGGGCTGCGTATCGCCAAAACGTTACAGTATCAGGCCGACGAAACGGTGTCTGCCGACGAGAAAAAGCAGCAGGACATTCGGCAGGCGGTGCAGCAGTTCTACGACGCCATGAACGATGACCTGAACACGGCTGTAGCGATAGCGCAGGTGTTCACGCTACTCAAGTATGTGAATATGCTCTACGCCACTCAGCTACACCCGGCTGCGTTGGGCGAAGATGTGTTTATCCTATTGAAAGATTCGTTTGTTACATTAATGCAGGAGGTGCTGGGCTTACGCGAAGAAGGCACTGCCGATCAGCCCGTTGTCGATGGCTTGTTAACACTCTATCGCGAGTACAAAGAGCAGCGGCAATACGACAAGGTAGACCAGATTCGTTCGTATTTCAAAGCGCAGGGACTGGTAATTAAAGACATGAAACACCAGATCGACTGGGCGTATGAAGAGTAA